One genomic region from Streptomyces sp. NBC_00582 encodes:
- a CDS encoding ADP-ribosylglycohydrolase family protein yields MTPKESESVKEQENTLDDRITGALVGAAVGDALGGPVEGYSPAQIAERHGGRVHGIVGPWNGDAWRTARPIAPYHKGDGHVTDDTLMTHALIRVYDRVRDHLDAYAITDHLVPDLMTNPRWIPELETEALPLHRLFLAEKWLVTRLHYGHVDPREAGTGNIVNCGAAMYMAPVGLVNAAHPAGAYAEALDIAGAHSSSYGREAAGVFAAAVAAACAPDATPDSVVTTCLSLAKDGTRTAIEKVCEEASRHRDFESALLPLREAVAPYDTVGPDYRRPSLAARRPSRLHAIEELPIALGMLLVSDGDYRHAVLGAVNYGRDCDSIATMAGAITGALGSPVPEDWSKQVAEASRLDLWEPPRTLARVTREIFEKDAQARRSHETAFTTLLGGPGCSA; encoded by the coding sequence ATGACGCCCAAAGAATCAGAAAGCGTAAAAGAGCAAGAAAACACCCTGGACGACCGGATCACCGGGGCCCTCGTCGGCGCGGCGGTCGGCGACGCCCTGGGCGGCCCCGTCGAGGGCTACTCTCCCGCCCAGATCGCGGAACGCCACGGCGGCCGCGTCCACGGCATCGTGGGCCCCTGGAACGGCGACGCCTGGCGCACCGCCCGCCCGATCGCGCCGTACCACAAGGGCGACGGACACGTCACCGACGACACCTTGATGACCCACGCGCTGATCAGGGTCTACGACCGGGTCCGCGACCACCTGGACGCGTACGCGATCACCGACCACCTGGTTCCGGACCTGATGACGAACCCCCGCTGGATCCCGGAGCTGGAGACCGAGGCCCTCCCCCTGCACCGGCTCTTCCTGGCGGAGAAATGGCTGGTGACCCGGCTCCACTACGGCCATGTGGACCCCCGGGAGGCCGGCACCGGCAACATCGTCAACTGCGGCGCGGCGATGTACATGGCCCCGGTCGGCCTGGTCAACGCGGCCCACCCGGCGGGGGCGTACGCCGAGGCCCTGGACATCGCGGGCGCCCACTCGTCCTCGTACGGCCGTGAGGCGGCGGGCGTCTTCGCGGCGGCGGTGGCGGCGGCCTGCGCCCCGGACGCGACCCCCGACTCGGTCGTGACCACCTGTCTGTCCCTGGCGAAGGACGGCACCCGCACCGCGATCGAGAAGGTCTGCGAAGAGGCGTCCCGGCACCGGGACTTCGAGTCGGCGCTGCTCCCGCTGCGCGAGGCGGTGGCCCCGTACGACACGGTGGGCCCCGACTACCGCAGACCCTCCCTGGCCGCCCGCCGCCCCTCCCGCCTGCACGCGATCGAGGAACTCCCGATCGCCCTGGGCATGTTGCTCGTGTCCGACGGCGACTACCGGCACGCGGTCCTCGGCGCGGTGAACTACGGCCGGGACTGCGACTCGATCGCCACGATGGCCGGCGCGATCACGGGCGCCCTCGGCTCCCCCGTCCCCGAGGACTGGTCGAAGCAGGTCGCGGAGGCGAGCCGCCTGGACCTCTGGGAACCGCCCCGCACCCTGGCCCGCGTCACCCGCGAGATCTTCGAGAAGGACGCCCAGGCACGCCGCTCCCACGAGACGGCCTTCACCACCCTGCTCGGAGGCCCGGGATGCTCCGCCTGA
- a CDS encoding ADP-ribosylglycohydrolase family protein gives MADEGGAAEPGGLAVADGGGAPLGPPAPDDETRTGGAGGKPRAEGEAEARVHGLLLGLAAGDAAGWPAARHRASRMPDWTRRLTRELDTFAEHNATTTLPVPIALNQPPEPLRLGPSDDAEWAAFAAEAVLRAGDDTALGDLSRERRMRAAIDLTWNALACEIAAAADRAPEIESAVLPLRARISVRAGLGNLATGLRPPATGHDNPHYFDDAACVRACVLAVAHPGDPRLAAELAEFDARYTQDGDGVHGARAMAAAVSLALTGAPPEACTTAALAELPEHTEIGRNARHALRLAHDAGSAFTLIPLLEHQIVDHVYSYGIAAAETVPVALALVSAAEGRLQEAVPAAACLSRVADSAPALAGALAGALGGKDAIPASWRDACRVLSGCALPRLTGTDLVELAELLEATQPAPPGG, from the coding sequence ATGGCGGACGAAGGGGGAGCGGCGGAGCCGGGCGGACTCGCGGTCGCCGACGGTGGGGGCGCCCCCCTGGGGCCACCCGCACCCGACGACGAGACCCGCACGGGTGGTGCGGGTGGGAAACCGCGGGCCGAGGGCGAAGCCGAGGCCCGCGTCCACGGCCTCCTCCTCGGCCTCGCCGCAGGCGACGCCGCCGGCTGGCCCGCCGCCCGCCACCGCGCCTCCCGCATGCCCGACTGGACCCGCCGTCTCACCCGCGAACTGGACACCTTCGCCGAACACAACGCCACGACCACCCTCCCCGTCCCCATCGCCCTGAACCAGCCCCCCGAACCGCTCCGCCTCGGCCCCTCCGACGACGCCGAATGGGCGGCCTTCGCGGCGGAAGCGGTCCTCAGGGCCGGAGACGACACCGCCCTCGGCGACCTCAGCCGAGAACGCCGTATGCGCGCCGCCATCGACCTCACCTGGAACGCCCTCGCCTGCGAGATCGCGGCGGCGGCCGACCGCGCCCCCGAGATCGAGTCCGCCGTCCTCCCCCTGCGCGCCCGCATCTCCGTCCGCGCCGGCCTCGGCAACCTCGCGACCGGCCTACGACCCCCCGCCACCGGCCACGACAACCCGCACTACTTCGACGACGCCGCGTGCGTCCGCGCATGCGTCCTCGCGGTCGCCCACCCCGGCGACCCCCGACTCGCCGCCGAACTGGCCGAGTTCGACGCCCGCTACACCCAGGACGGCGACGGCGTGCACGGCGCCCGTGCGATGGCGGCGGCCGTCTCCCTCGCCCTGACCGGCGCACCCCCCGAGGCCTGCACCACCGCGGCCCTCGCCGAACTCCCGGAACACACCGAGATCGGCCGCAACGCCCGCCACGCGCTGCGACTCGCCCACGACGCGGGCAGCGCCTTCACCCTGATCCCCCTCCTGGAACACCAGATCGTCGACCACGTCTACAGCTACGGCATCGCGGCCGCCGAGACGGTCCCGGTTGCCCTGGCCCTGGTCAGCGCAGCCGAGGGCCGTCTCCAGGAAGCCGTACCGGCGGCGGCCTGCCTGTCCCGGGTCGCCGACTCGGCCCCGGCGCTCGCGGGCGCGCTGGCGGGCGCGCTCGGCGGCAAGGACGCGATCCCCGCCTCCTGGCGCGACGCCTGCCGTGTCCTCTCCGGCTGCGCACTCCCCCGCCTCACCGGCACCGACCTGGTGGAACTCGCCGAACTCCTGGAAGCCACGCAACCGGCGCCACCAGGAGGATGA
- a CDS encoding VIT1/CCC1 transporter family protein has protein sequence MAIIDIEAPLHEAHRDNHTHRDVNGGWLRPAVFGAMDGLVSNLALMTGVAGGAVGQQAIVLTGLAGLAAGAFSMAAGEYTSVASQRELVEAELDVERVQLRKHPKDEEAELAALYAARGVDADLARQVAAQLSRDPEQALEIHAREELGIDPSDLPSPLVAAVSSFGSFALGALLPVLPYLLGASALWPAVLLALFGLFACGAVVARVTARTWWYSGLRQLALGGAAAGVTYALGSLFGTAVG, from the coding sequence ATGGCCATCATCGACATCGAGGCGCCGCTCCACGAGGCGCACCGCGACAACCACACGCACCGCGATGTGAACGGCGGCTGGCTGCGCCCCGCCGTCTTCGGCGCCATGGACGGCCTGGTCTCCAACCTCGCCCTGATGACCGGTGTCGCCGGCGGCGCCGTGGGTCAGCAGGCCATCGTACTGACCGGGCTGGCCGGGCTCGCCGCCGGCGCCTTCTCCATGGCCGCCGGTGAGTACACCTCCGTCGCCTCCCAGCGTGAGCTGGTCGAGGCCGAGCTGGACGTCGAGCGCGTCCAGCTGAGGAAGCACCCGAAGGACGAGGAGGCCGAGCTCGCCGCCCTGTACGCGGCGCGGGGCGTCGACGCCGACCTCGCCCGGCAGGTCGCGGCGCAGCTCTCCCGTGATCCCGAGCAGGCGCTGGAGATCCACGCCCGGGAGGAACTGGGCATCGACCCCTCCGACCTGCCCTCGCCGCTGGTCGCCGCCGTGTCCAGCTTCGGCTCCTTCGCGCTGGGCGCGCTGCTGCCCGTACTGCCGTATCTGCTCGGCGCGAGCGCGCTGTGGCCGGCCGTGCTGCTGGCCCTGTTCGGGCTCTTCGCGTGCGGGGCGGTCGTGGCCCGGGTGACCGCGCGGACCTGGTGGTACAGCGGACTGCGACAGCTCGCCCTCGGTGGTGCCGCGGCCGGTGTGACGTACGCCCTGGGCAGTTTGTTCGGAACGGCCGTAGGATAG
- a CDS encoding ADP-ribosylglycohydrolase family protein, with amino-acid sequence MLRLTWVQPEDLLGHELRQAAEDGREPWAIAARWRAAGGPEAPAGAGASSQRASRYLRQLAEDLLDELADLPSRLAEDEPTDLELIRSGTPQARASETHPRPAPTPAALEAAWLGRAVGCLLGKPVEKLPLDAIRQLARSTGNWPLTTYFTARGVPESLLTDHPWNRRSATTSLAENIDGMPEDDDLNYPLLNLLLLQRHGTAFTTTDVARLWLDELPPGRTFTAERLAFRNLLSGIEPPHTARHRNPFREWIGALIRADVHGWTHPGAPEAAAEQAHRDATLTHTANGVYAAMFTAATIATAATGEHDIHSCLRTGLTVIPPRSRLTKAVTHAIQLAHTHTDFDTVVDELHTTHKDLHWVHAIPNTALIAAALTHANGDFTGSICRAVSGGWDTDSNGATAGSVAGLLAGDPAALPAPWTAPLKNRLATSVAGFDGTGFDTLAHLTWSLTHREASRP; translated from the coding sequence ATGCTCCGCCTGACCTGGGTCCAACCGGAAGACCTCCTCGGCCACGAACTCCGCCAGGCCGCCGAGGACGGCCGCGAACCCTGGGCCATCGCAGCCCGCTGGCGAGCGGCAGGCGGCCCGGAGGCCCCGGCCGGAGCGGGAGCGTCCAGCCAACGCGCCTCCCGTTATCTGCGGCAACTGGCAGAGGACCTGCTGGACGAACTCGCCGACCTGCCCAGCAGGCTGGCAGAGGACGAACCCACGGACCTGGAACTCATCCGCAGCGGCACCCCGCAAGCGCGGGCCAGTGAAACCCACCCCCGGCCCGCCCCCACCCCGGCCGCCCTCGAAGCCGCCTGGCTCGGCAGAGCAGTCGGCTGCCTCCTGGGCAAACCGGTGGAGAAACTCCCCCTCGACGCCATCCGCCAACTCGCCAGATCCACCGGCAACTGGCCCCTCACCACCTACTTCACCGCCCGAGGCGTCCCCGAGAGCCTCCTCACCGACCACCCCTGGAACCGCCGCTCGGCGACCACCTCCCTCGCCGAGAACATCGACGGCATGCCCGAGGACGACGACCTCAACTACCCCCTCCTCAACCTCCTTCTGCTCCAACGCCACGGCACCGCCTTCACCACCACCGACGTGGCGAGACTCTGGCTCGACGAGCTCCCCCCCGGCCGCACCTTCACCGCCGAACGCCTCGCCTTCCGCAACCTCCTCTCCGGCATCGAACCCCCGCACACCGCCCGCCACCGCAACCCCTTCCGCGAATGGATCGGCGCCCTCATCCGCGCCGACGTCCACGGCTGGACCCACCCCGGCGCCCCCGAAGCGGCCGCGGAACAGGCCCATCGCGACGCCACCCTCACCCACACCGCCAACGGCGTCTACGCGGCGATGTTCACCGCGGCCACCATCGCGACGGCCGCGACCGGCGAGCACGACATCCACAGCTGCCTGCGCACCGGCCTCACGGTGATCCCACCCCGCTCCCGCCTCACGAAGGCCGTCACCCACGCGATCCAACTCGCCCATACGCACACCGACTTCGACACGGTCGTGGACGAACTCCACACCACCCACAAGGACCTGCACTGGGTCCACGCGATCCCCAACACCGCCCTGATCGCCGCGGCGCTCACCCACGCGAACGGCGACTTCACCGGCTCCATCTGCCGCGCGGTGTCCGGCGGCTGGGACACGGACTCCAACGGCGCGACGGCGGGCAGCGTCGCCGGCCTCCTCGCCGGCGACCCCGCCGCCCTCCCCGCCCCCTGGACGGCCCCCCTCAAGAACCGACTCGCCACCTCCGTCGCCGGCTTCGACGGCACCGGCTTCGACACCCTCGCCCACCTCACCTGGTCCCTCACCCACCGGGAGGCATCCCGCCCATGA
- a CDS encoding ADP-ribosylglycohydrolase family protein, with translation MPTIRERARGALLGLAVGDALGAPAENMKPSEIRARWGRITGYVTDRPAGTDDTEYTIFSGLLLARHGSALTQAHVEAAWHEWIADRDEGPFRGAGFSERGTLENLRRGLAAPISAQHRHAWSDGLAMRAAPFGVFAAGRPAEAARLVAIDGAVSHDGEGIYGGQAVAAGVAAAMAGAPTTAVVAAALAVVPEDSWTARSLRRAVAVAHRGERAVRSAVVIGGYPWTDLAPEAVALAFGAYAAADGDFPEAVLTAVNMGRDADTTAAVAGALAGATQGVAAVPTTWAAAIGPARGTCLPSMAGHHILDVAELLVPDDGGKWGEGLVPPESLTDLLHHVHRTTHPEVPA, from the coding sequence ATGCCAACCATCCGTGAACGAGCCCGCGGCGCCCTGCTCGGCCTCGCCGTCGGAGACGCCCTCGGGGCACCGGCCGAGAACATGAAACCGTCGGAGATCCGCGCGCGGTGGGGCCGCATCACCGGGTACGTCACCGACCGGCCGGCCGGGACGGACGACACGGAGTACACGATCTTCTCCGGCCTGCTCCTCGCCCGGCACGGCTCGGCCCTCACCCAGGCGCATGTCGAGGCCGCCTGGCACGAGTGGATCGCCGACCGCGACGAGGGCCCCTTCCGGGGCGCCGGCTTCAGCGAGCGCGGCACGCTGGAGAACCTCCGCCGGGGTCTGGCGGCCCCGATCTCCGCCCAGCACCGCCACGCCTGGAGCGACGGACTGGCCATGCGCGCGGCGCCGTTCGGTGTCTTCGCGGCGGGCCGCCCGGCGGAGGCGGCCCGGCTGGTCGCCATCGACGGCGCGGTGAGCCACGACGGCGAGGGCATCTACGGCGGTCAGGCGGTCGCGGCCGGCGTGGCGGCGGCGATGGCGGGCGCGCCGACGACCGCGGTGGTCGCCGCCGCCCTCGCGGTCGTCCCCGAGGACTCCTGGACGGCCCGCTCCCTGCGCCGCGCGGTGGCCGTCGCGCACCGGGGAGAACGCGCGGTCCGCTCCGCCGTCGTGATCGGCGGCTACCCCTGGACCGACCTCGCCCCCGAGGCCGTCGCCCTCGCCTTCGGCGCGTACGCGGCGGCGGACGGCGACTTCCCGGAGGCGGTCCTCACGGCCGTCAACATGGGGCGCGACGCCGACACCACGGCGGCGGTGGCGGGCGCCCTCGCCGGCGCCACCCAGGGCGTCGCGGCCGTCCCGACCACCTGGGCGGCGGCGATCGGCCCCGCCCGCGGCACCTGCCTGCCCTCCATGGCCGGCCACCACATCCTCGACGTGGCGGAACTCCTGGTCCCGGACGACGGCGGCAAATGGGGCGAGGGCCTGGTCCCCCCGGAATCCCTCACGGACCTCCTCCACCACGTCCACCGCACCACCCACCCGGAGGTACCGGCATGA
- the rbsK gene encoding ribokinase — protein MTDIVVLGSTNMDLVAYVEKAPQRGETVTGREFRTIPGGKGANQAIAAAHAGGTVSMIGAVGNDSFGARLRSTLEHSGVNTDHLRTVEFPSGTAHIVVDDEGGNAIVVVPGANGTLDHLVPGDAGLIASADALLLQLEIPLPAVVAGARAARAHGVRTILTPAPAQPLPPELLAAVDLLVPNEHEATTLTGRTDPHEAAAALLEVVPEVVITLGAAGSLHAARGADPLTVPAPQVTAVDSTGAGDTFVGALAVALGEERPVREALAWAATAAALSVQRPGASASMPYRSEIEKQYAS, from the coding sequence ATGACCGACATCGTCGTGCTCGGCAGCACGAACATGGACCTCGTCGCCTACGTCGAGAAGGCCCCGCAGCGCGGGGAGACCGTGACGGGACGGGAGTTCCGTACGATCCCCGGCGGCAAGGGCGCCAACCAGGCGATCGCAGCCGCACACGCCGGAGGCACCGTCTCCATGATCGGCGCGGTCGGCAACGACTCCTTCGGCGCCCGTCTGCGCTCCACCCTGGAGCACTCCGGCGTCAACACCGACCATCTGCGCACGGTCGAGTTCCCCTCCGGCACCGCGCACATCGTCGTGGACGACGAGGGCGGCAACGCGATCGTCGTCGTCCCCGGCGCCAACGGCACCCTCGACCATCTCGTGCCCGGCGACGCGGGCCTGATCGCCTCCGCCGACGCGCTCCTCCTGCAGTTGGAGATCCCGCTGCCCGCCGTCGTCGCGGGCGCCCGCGCGGCCCGCGCCCACGGGGTCCGTACGATCCTCACCCCGGCCCCCGCCCAGCCGCTGCCGCCCGAACTCCTCGCCGCCGTCGACCTGCTGGTGCCGAACGAGCACGAGGCCACGACGCTCACCGGCCGCACCGACCCCCACGAGGCGGCCGCCGCGCTCCTGGAAGTCGTCCCCGAGGTCGTGATCACGCTCGGCGCGGCCGGCAGCCTCCACGCGGCCCGCGGCGCCGACCCGCTCACCGTCCCCGCCCCGCAGGTCACCGCCGTGGACTCCACCGGCGCCGGCGACACCTTCGTCGGCGCCCTCGCGGTGGCCCTCGGCGAGGAACGCCCCGTGCGGGAGGCCCTGGCGTGGGCGGCCACGGCGGCCGCGCTGTCGGTCCAGCGCCCGGGTGCCTCCGCCTCGATGCCGTACCGCTCCGAGATCGAGAAGCAGTACGCCTCATGA